Proteins from one Panicum virgatum strain AP13 chromosome 7K, P.virgatum_v5, whole genome shotgun sequence genomic window:
- the LOC120640514 gene encoding cysteine proteinase 1-like produces MARRGLRPLAAAALLLLVVALFSAAALCSAEPEDAASAAEDPLIEQVVGADDDELELDAEAHFASFVRRFGKSYRDEDERARRMAVFRANLRRARRHQRLDPTAAHGVTKFSDLTPTEFRRQFLGLRRSSARDLLKGSSAHKAPILPTDGLPADFDWREHGAVGPVKNQGSCGSCWSFSTSGALEGAHYLATGKLEVLSEQQMVDCDHECDASDPRSCDAGCNGGLMTTAFSYLEKVGGLESEKDYPYTGSDGTCKFDKSKIVAQVKNFSVVSVDEDQIAANLVKHGPLAIGINAVFMQTYIGGVSCPYICGKHLDHGVLLVGYGSAGYAPIRFKEKPYWIIKNSWGENWGENGYYKICRGPHVKNTCGVDSMVSTVTAIHTSKKE; encoded by the exons ATGGctcgccgcggcctccgccccctcgccgccgccgcgctcctcctcctcgtcgtcgccctcttctccgccgccgcgctctgctCGGCGGAGCCCGaggacgccgcctccgccgcggaggACCCGCTCATCGAGCAGGTGGTCGGggcggacgacgacgagctgGAGCTGGACGCGGAGGCGCACTTCGCCAGCTTCGTCCGCCGGTTCGGCAAGTCGTACCGCGATGAGGACGAGCGCGCGCGCCGCATGGCCGTGTTCAGGGCCAacctccgccgcgcgcggcgccacCAGCGGCTCGACCCCACGGCGGCACACGGGGTCACCAAGTTCTCCGACCTCACCCCGACCGAGTTCCGCCGCCAGTTCCTCGgcctccgccgctcctccgcccgggACCTGCTCAAGGGGTCGTCCGCGCACAAGGCGCCCATCCTCCCCACCGACGGCCTCCCGGCCGACTTCGACTGGCGCGAACACGGCGCCGTCGGGCCCGTCAAGAACCAG GGCTCGTGCGGGTCGTGCTGGTCCTTCAGCACGTCGGGGGCGCTGGAGGGGGCGCACTACCTCGCCACCGGCAAGCTCGAGGTGCTCAGCGAGCAGCAGATGGTCGACTGCGACCATGAG TGCGATGCATCAGACCCACGCTCATGCGATGCAGGATGCAATGGTGGCTTGATGACTACAGCTTTCAGCTATCTCGAGAAAGTTGGTGGCCTAGAGAGTGAGAAAGATTACCCTTACACTGGGAGTGATGGCACCTGCAAGTTTGACAAGTCCAAAAttgtagctcaagtgaagaacTTCAGCGTTGTATCTGTGGATGAAGACCAAATTGCTGCTAATTTGGTTAAACATGGTCCACTCGCAA TCGGTATCAATGCCGTATTCATGCAGACATACATCGGGGGTGTCTCGTGCCCATACATTTGTGGAAAGCATCTTGACCATGGTGTTCTCCTAGTTGGCTACGGATCTGCTGGATATGCACCAATCCGCTTCAAGGAAAAGCCCTACTGGATCATCAAGAACTCCTGGGGTGAGAACTGGGGTGAGAACGGTTATTACAAGATCTGCAGGGGTCCGCATGTGAAAAACACATGCGGTGTTGATTCGATGGTTTCTACTGTCACTGCCATCCACACCTCTAAGAAGGAATAG